The DNA sequence AGAAGCGGTCCTCGCCCAGCGCCGCGACGACCTCGGGGCCGACCCGGGTCATCACACGCATCGACAGCACGACGTATTCGGAGTCGGTGATCTCGACGCCCAGCTTGGGGTCGTCGGAGCCGATCGGTCCCATGCAGAACGGGATGACATACATGGTGCGGCCGCGCATGCTGCCGCGGTAGAGCTCGGTCATCGTCGCGCGCATCTCGGTCGGATCGACCCAGTTGTTCGTGGGACCGGCGTCGATCTCGTTCTTCGAGCAGATGTAGGTGCGTGATTCCACGCGTGCGACATCAGCGGGGTCGGAGTTGGCCAGGAACGAGTTGGGCTTCCTCTTCTCGTCCAGCTTGGTCATGGTCCCGGCGGCGACGAGCTGGGTGGTGAGGCGATCCCACTCGTCGTCAGAGCCGTCAGACCAGACAACCCGCTCCGGTTCGGTGAGTTCTGCGACTTCTCGCACCCAGGCCAACAGTTCGGCGTGCGACGTCGGCGCGCTGTCGGGATCCAAACCGGGAATGGTTGCTGAAGTCATGTGTCATCTCTCCTACCGGTGACCGACGGGCGCAGGAACCGCATGGGCTCATCGTCTGCGCCGGTCAGCCCCTCCGTGGCGGCCTTTTATTCAGATTACTTCGGGCGTACCCGCTGGCATCAATCGGGGCGTGTATCAGGGCACATCTCACCGTGTGAGTGACGAACATTGTAGTCGGCCCCACAACGCGCTGACCAGCCGAACTATCTGAGACGACCGACGTCGGTGGCCGTCCATTCCCCCGTCGCGGGGTCCAGCCGATGCGAGCTGTAACCGCCGTCGCCACGCACCTCTGTGATCAGATCCACCTGACCGTCACGATCACTATCGGTGTACACGGTCAAACCAGCTGGTCCTGGCCTCGTGAGCGAATCCGCGATCCCGTCGGCGTCGGTGTCGATGTCGGCGGGCCCGAGATCCCAGACCCTGTCGTTCTCGACGATCCAGAGGTTGTCGTAGATACCGTCGATGGGCGGCGCCGAGGCCGGATGAACAAACACCGGCTCATTCTGGTCGTCGCCGCATCCGGCAAGGAAGTCGTTGTCCATACCGTGCACCCACCCGCCCGTCGAAGAAGAAGTGTCCCGGTGGGTTGGACGCGGAACACGTCGGCACGGTTCCCGCCCACCGAGGGTCGAGCGAGAGGTCGAGTCAGATCAGTGTCCGATCGCCTCGAGGAGGGGGTCGAGTCGGTCCCGGGCGTCGGCCGCAGCTGCAAGTTTCGCGAGGTCGCCGTTGCGACGGCCGACCGCCGCCTGCCGCACCCGCCTGATCTCGCGGTCAACTTCGGCGATCCGGGAGACCGCTGCCTGCGACCGCCTCTCGTAGTGGCGGGTGAGTCTGCCGCCGATGACCGACTCGGCACTCGAGACCTGCCGCATGATCTCCTGCTCGATCTGTGACCGCACATCACCCACCGCGTCGTGCGCCCATGTCGCCATCGCCGCCCGTCGGGTCGACAGCCGGCGTATGCGGACCATCCCCACCGCGATCACGACCCCGAGGACAAGCGTCAGCGGCATCGAGATCCACTGCAAGGTGTCGACCGACGCCATCGGGGTGACCACCAGACGGCCGAGACCCAGACCTGCCGAGGCCCCGAACACCACGAGCAACGCCTCTTCGGCTCCCCGGCGCGGCACCGGCAGGGCGGGAACGGTCACCGTCTCGTAGGAACGGGCCGGCGCGGCGGGGGCCGCGTCCTCCAGCCCGAGCATCGTGCGCGCCTGCAAGCCGTCGATCTCGTCGTCGAGCCGGTGGAGGATGCCGGTGCGGACCTCTGTCAGCTCTGCCTCGAGCCACTGCACGAACGACGTTTCCCCGGAACGGTTGAGGCGCGCGGCAGCTGCTGTCGCCCCCGCGTCGACGGCTCGCGTCGTCGAATTGAGTGCGCTCGTCACGTCACCGCGGATCTGGCCGGCACCGGCGCGCAAAGCAGCCAACCGGTCCATCCGGCCGCGGTCGCGGGTCCCGGCGAGCACTGCCCGTTCGTCCAACAATGCGGCGGCCGGGTCCGAGCCATGGTCGACAGTGGCCAGGTCGTCGACAAACGCTTCGAGAGTGCGATCAGCGGCCACAGTCGCCAACCGTTCGCGGCGATCAGTGGGGTGAAGTTGCTCGTGCAGCCAGCCCGTCAGCGCCTCGAACCCTGAGCCGGTGTGATGACCGGCCACCGCGGCCGCGGCCGACACGGCGAAGATCGGCAGTCGTCCGTGCGGGTCGAGTAGCTGTCGATTGGCCTTGAGCA is a window from the Williamsia sp. DF01-3 genome containing:
- a CDS encoding DUF6802 family protein; translated protein: MDNDFLAGCGDDQNEPVFVHPASAPPIDGIYDNLWIVENDRVWDLGPADIDTDADGIADSLTRPGPAGLTVYTDSDRDGQVDLITEVRGDGGYSSHRLDPATGEWTATDVGRLR